The Telopea speciosissima isolate NSW1024214 ecotype Mountain lineage chromosome 11, Tspe_v1, whole genome shotgun sequence genome includes the window AATTTCCGACCCTGAGTCAAGGCTGAgccgggttagggttgaggccttgagcTAAGCCCATCACGGCCCAACCCgatcttgtcttcttcttcatgttctttctcctcattcttcttctttctttctttctttctttctttcttgattcttcttcttctcaacctaGCCAGCTCATGCATTTCCCTTCCGCCCTAGTCAGAGCCAATTTGGGTTAGTCCGATCCGACCCTAAGGGcaagtcagggttggatttttctgacctGAGTCAGAGTCGGGTCGGgactgggcccaactaaggatATTCAGGGTTGGATtggattttaaaaaacccagccTAACCcaaccttgttgcagccctactcaCAGGCATTTGAGGGATAGAAGGTCTCACGAGTTACCAATGTGCGACTATTCTCCCAACAACTTTAACATCTATCAAATTAACCCAGATGTGAAAAATTTAGACCTATGGATCTCGATCAAGTTCCTAGCTGCCCTTGATCAGTGAAAGCGGTCATACATCGAGAAGTAAGTTAGGGAATATTTATAATGATATAGGTATTGAATCTACCCAAATTGCAACTGGAGTTCCCGATCCATATTGGCCAATCCAACCAATCCCAATACTTGAGAGTTGAGATTGAAAGCATGCACAAACCCACGACTCAATGTCTCAATCCTAATACGGATTAGTTATATATTATTTGGAAAAATGTTCTCTAAGCCACCAAGGTAGGGTACACTAGcaaatcattttctctcttcttctcacatgaaattatttttctgctctCGAATGTATGATGTCATTTTGTCACAGTTCATTGGTGCGCTCCTTTACAACGCTTCCTAAGTGAACAAGAAAATGATGGTCACACCCCCAGTGTCATGGGCTCTCTAATACATTAGCTCTTACCGAAGATATGGCTATGAATCCCTTCTAGTATATGAACTAGCCTCAACCCTAGTTCCcatggatctttatctcctccagttcctctaacaggGGGGGCtagaatgaccaccctacccctgcccataCACCCTGCCCTGGGTGGGGTTCAtcacccccctattagaggaacagGGGAACTGGGCTGGGTAGGGACCTGGAGAAGATAATTTCCCAGTTCCCATTCGCTTGGTGTGAAAGATTCTATCCCACACCGAACccatgcttttgtttttttaaatgtgTGGGTAGAGTTGGGAGTCTCTCCCCACATTGTAACCTCTTCACTAAGTCTCACACACTCCACATCTGCTAACCATACGGgtacgggtggggacagatctgaaccctccatcgTGGTATAGGAACCGCCTcttaggtgtgggacccataccccatggaggggtcagatcagTCCCCACCCACCCCATGTGAGTAGTTGATCCGGATTCTGagctgtgggacccacctctagaaTACAGGACCCACACCTAGGGATAATGTCAAAGACTCAAAGCAACAAGACCCACAGTATCTCACAACCATAGCCCATATTTTAAACGCACACAATCAGATTTCGGAGAAAACTAAACGCCATGCCCTAGGATTCCGTGTCAGTTATCCAAACTATAAACCATTTGTACGGGGAATCGAAGTTTGTTTTCCATCAAATATACCCACTACACTTCACTATcaaaacacacaaaattcaaaaattccaTCCTCTCATATTCCACTAATCTCATTCTTAAACTTTAATTTAATCACCCATAACCCACATATTAAAAATGAGCTTACTTTTAATACAAAActgctgtctctctctctctctctctctatatagcATATAAGACCGTTGTGCTTAGGTTAACTGTCTCACCCACTTCTCAATTCTTCATTCTCTAAATTCTAAAAGCCTTAACCAATTAGAACTCTTTTTTCACACTCAAACTCCACATTACAGAATTCCAAGCTAATTAATTCCACCCTAAGATTCCTATATATATAACAATTAACAACAATCCATTAGATAGGAAAGAAACCCTTAAAGTCTAATTCAAGAAACGACCTCTTTGTCTCCTTATCTCAATTCTCACATAAATTACCTTCATTTCAGCTCACCAAATCAAGAAACTCATACACTCCAAGTAACCCCAAGTGCCACCACCCCCTATATCACATAAAccctcccaccaccaccaccaccactaccaattgctcctcctcctcctcctcaaaacaTGATAAACCCATCCAACCAAACTGTCATCTCTTCCTCCTGTGGCAGCGGCGATGTTGTTTTCCGGCAAGTCTTCTTCTTGCCAGAGATTCAAACAATAGAGCTCATTGTATCTATCATTGTTTTCATTGCCATAAACTCAATTAGGCAGAGAAAACAACATGGCCTACCCATTTGGCCAATCGTTGGCATGTTACCTTCCTTGTTCCTAGCCGTTCGATGTGACATGTACGAATGGATCTCCGGTGTTCTCAGCCGTACAAACGGCACATTTAGGTTCAAAGGTCCATGGTTCACTACCCTCCATTGTGTAGTCACTAGTGACCCACGTAACTTAGAACACCTTCTCAAGAGCAAATTCACCAATTTTCCTAAAGGGAAGTATTTCAGAGAAGCCATGAGAGATTTACTCGGTGACGGAATCTTTAATTCTGACGACGAGGTTTGGCGTCGACAACGGAAAACGGCGAGTATCGAGTTCCACTCGTCCGAGTTTCGTAATTTAACTACTGATTCATTGTTTCAACTCGTTCATTCTCGTCTCTTACCTGTTCTTGAGGACTCAATCAAACAGTCTATACCCATAGACTTACAAGATATTCTCTTAAGGCTCACATTTGATAATATCTGTATGATAGCCTTCGGTGTCGACCCGGGTTGTCTCCGGCCCGGCTTGCCGGAGATTCCTTTTGCTCAAGCTTTTGAGGATGCAACAGAGATGACCATGCAAAGGTTTGTAACTCCAATGACTTTATGGAAAACTTTGAGGTTTTTCAATTTGGGAAGTGAGAAGAAGTTGAAAAATTCTATAAGGGAAGTTGATGAATTCGCCGACGGAGTTATTCGGGCTAGAAAGAAGGAGCTTTCTTTATATTCCGGCGAAAATAAGCGGCGGTCCGACCTTCTAACGGTGTTTATAGGCTCGAAAGATGATGAAGGGAAGCCGTTTTCGGATAAATTCTTGCGTGATATATGCGTAAATTTCATACTTGCCGGCCGGGATACGTCGTCGGTAGCATTGAGCTGGTTTTTCTGGTTGATTGAGAAGAATCCGGAGATTGAGGAGCGAATTCTTGCTGAGATTTGCAGGATAATTGGGGAGAGAAGGGATTCTAATAATAAGGTTGAAGGTAGGGAGTCTCTTGTGTTCAAGCCAGAGGAAGTGAAGAAGATGGAGTACTTGCAAGCAGCTCTATCAGAGGCCCTTAGGTTGTACCCTTCTGTGCCAGTGGATCATAAGGAGGTAACATGTTTTCTCACTCTCACCCCATTCTCTTTGAATGGATTGTGTGTATCTCTATTTATGAATACGTCCATATTTCTGTCTGAATGACATCTCTATACGTGTATTTAGTGCTtgacattttcttttaattacctTTCATCTTATTTCCAACCGTTCTTTAAGACAGGtataaaaagattttcaaaaataaattgaaaatgatataTCATTATATTATTATCAAAATGTGTTATTGTCACGTACATTTTTTTGACTATACATGTAAAACGACAGTAATACTTTTGTATATTGGTAAAACTTGTGATATACTAAAAGGGCATAAAAGTaagattataaattatttgacattttGATGGAAGGGTGAGATTTATGTCCTTGAGAAAGTCGGGAAGGTGACATGGGTCTCAACTTGATATGATAGTTCACATGAGGAGCCTTCATTGAATCAAAATCCTTTAACATGTACAGGTGCATGtatatatttatagggaaaaggaAGAATGCACTGCCATTATGCATATTTAAATATATTCCTCTTACATAATAAATAGCGGAATCTACactaacattctctctcctattcggATCATGTAGAGTCCATATGGATAATACCATTTTCTAGACTTCCATTGTTGTAGCTTGCACATTCCTTCTTACACTGATATTATAGAAAACTCTCCGCCGTTTATTTATATGtgattaaagtttttttttttttttagagctATATGAAAAGTTGGTTTTGTATATCTATTTAATTTGTGAATCCATGTAATCTATAAGTTTAGGTAGAGATCCTTTAGATTGATGATGGCATGAGTTTTGTAATCTACTCGATCAAATAATCCCACCAAACATGACATGACATGCTTTGCATGCCCTTGTAATTTCGTCTTAGAAAGAGTTAAAAAATGCTCGCATGTCTATGAAGGCCAAaataattgttatttttttaggCATTTCATCACTAAGTGATTCATCAATTTGGACTATACTgaaaggatgatttttttttaaatctaaaccATCTATAAATTGGATAtcttatagattttttttttccttttgttaaacgatatcttataaaaaaaaaaaaaaaattgcatctacGTTAATGCCTCTacatgttctcattggcccctatgCTGGTGCAGATGCTAGATGACCGAACAATGATCTCTTACACAACAAACtattattttgttgttgtttacTTGTAATTGCATAATGGGAATTATGACTAATATCTTAAAACTTATTATTGTTTCCATTAGGTTATCGAAGACGAAGTGTTCCCTGACGGAACCGTGctaaagaaaggagagaaggtgATCTATGCAATGTACGCAATGGGCCGAATGGAGAGCATTTGGGGAAAGGATTGCAGAGAATTTAAGCCGGAAAGATGGTTGAAAGATGGGCGATTTATGAGTGAATCAGCATACAAGTTTACGGCTTTCAACGGAGGTCCGAGGCTGTGCTTAGGGAAGGATTTTGCTTATTATCAGATGAAATTTGCCGCTGCATCGATCATCTACCGTTATCGGATTAAGGTGGTGGAGAATTACCCTGTGGTACCAAAGTTGGCACTAACCATGTACATGAAATATGGGTTGAAGGTGATTCTAAGTAGGCGTGATGAAACTGAGCTTGAGAAGTACTCATCAAGCCCATTCATAAATGTGTGAGAAAGAATTAGTAGTAATTGATGATTTatgcagtgtttggtatgcattctaagttgattttgcattctcagacaataaaaatagttgtttctATCGTctaagaatgtgaaatcgacctaaaatgcattccaagaatgcataccaaacataaccttagcttatagatatatatttctctttcctttcctgCTTGTTTTGATTGGGATATGTTAATAGAATGGATTTGTAAAGGATTAAGAATGATTGAGGGTGTGGTATTTAGTTATGTGTGAGGCtgtgaaaagaaataaaatgtaATTTGTTGGGTGAAGGTTTTGTGGTCTACTCAATCCTGGATATCAATTTTACGAGTTCTGAATGTAGCTTTTTGTACATGGAATATACCAATATATATATGCTAGTAAACTTGCACGTGTGGTCCTATGTTGAGGGTGATTGACACAATTCAAAAGAGGGTGAAAGTTTGAGAGAAAGAAAATTGGGGAGGGAAAGATCGtgggtgaagagagagagagagagtaataaACGGGTACATATAATTCCAGACAAGCCTGTTACAGTAAGACCTACGGAAACACGTATAGGTTCGGGCAAAGGATCTCCCGAATATTGGGTATTTGTCATTAAACCAGGTCGAATACTTTATGAAATGGGTGGAGTATCAGAAACTGTAGCCAGAAAAGCTATTTCACGCAGCAAGAAAAACGCTAACGCCCCAACTATAAATGGACATGCTAACACGTCAAAGCATGCTAACGTGTCTTAGTAATAGGTTAGTgagctgatcgtagagcaccCTTGCTTCTTTGGTCGTAGATTAGCTAGCGCTCAAgagtttcttctttgcttccagCTACTTTATCACCTACTTTGATTTCACGTTTCAGTGAAATATATACACAAAATGTTTCTGGATTATAATTGGAAACCCCCTTTTTCTGGATTCATCTCACATCAATAACTCGACCCCTTCCACCGATAGGTAATTTTAGACAAGTTTCCTTTAAAGTGGATACCTGAATGCCAAGAATGGCTGGTAATAATCTATCTTCCGGAGCATACGATGATTCTTTCGCCATCTGAGGCATTAATTTACCTAATAAAATATCACCCGCTTCTACCCAAGATCCCAGCATCACAATTCCATTTCTGTCTAAATTTTGGAGTAAATGGGCTTCTAAATGCGGTATTTCATTAGTGATCCTTTCCGGACCTTGGCTTGTCACATAAGTCTGAATTTCATATTTCCGTATGTGAAAAGAAGTATAAATATCTGCATATACTAGACGCTTGCTAATGAGTACTGCGTTCCAACCTGACCTTCTCTACCCGCACAATCGCCACACTTAATTGGCACACACGAAACCGGCCGGATCAAGGTGGCTTGCCTGCCCGCCCAAGCATTCAaaatgaggaaagaaaaaatgaaagcaaGCTACTCGTCTCCAACACCGAATCAGGGCTCCAATCAAGACTAGTCGTCAATCCGAAGTCGGTAGGGCGGAGAAGTTGTTAAAGTGAAGCAAAGTAATTCCATACCATTTCCAAGCAATTCAAATTGTTAATTATGAGTACTCCTTTGCCTTGGGGCCCACGGAGCGGTAAAGTTGgatttttaattaaattgaGTAGTAGATCCTAGTGATGGTAGGGCGTTCTGACGAGAAGATGAGCCGTGCATCCATAACGATGACGCACACTGTTTCAAATACAAATCAGTGAATAACGGTCCCGACCTGTTAACTAACCGCACGACCTCTTTACTGAAGAGATAGGTTGCTATACACACTTCCTTGGACGACAATTTCTGTGGAACCAGCCCAACCTCTTCAAGAAAGCTTTGCTTGATAGGCGCTGCCCGGACAATGCTCTGCACACGAATTCCACCCCCTTCTCCCATGCTGAGTCACAGGCAGCGCCTCGGAAAGCACGGACGAGCCACATGCAGGGAAACTTGCACGTGTGATTCTGGCCGGGGACCCCGGTATACTGTACTAATATGTGTACATCCCCGTAATTCGAGTGTTTGAGAGAAAGAAAATTGGGGAGGGGAAGATCGTGGGtgcagagagagaaagagagtaatAAAAGTGTCGAAATTCAACCAAACAATATAATAAACCACGCTCttgccaaaaataaaatataataaagcaCACTTTTGACACCTATAATCCTCAATTCACCTATGAATAATGCATATTGTTTTTCTTCTCCCCCGGCTCCCCCTCTTGATTAAATCAAAATTACTTTCTTGGATCATATATATGTGAATGTGTATACATGGATGTAAAAACAGCTATGGTGACTTTGGAGCACATTCAACTTTAGTAGTCTTGTGTGGTTTGCCTGCAAGTTTTCTCAAAATTCTCATCAGTAACCAGTCTATTTGAACAGAC containing:
- the LOC122646757 gene encoding cytochrome P450 86B1-like, coding for MINPSNQTVISSSCGSGDVVFRQVFFLPEIQTIELIVSIIVFIAINSIRQRKQHGLPIWPIVGMLPSLFLAVRCDMYEWISGVLSRTNGTFRFKGPWFTTLHCVVTSDPRNLEHLLKSKFTNFPKGKYFREAMRDLLGDGIFNSDDEVWRRQRKTASIEFHSSEFRNLTTDSLFQLVHSRLLPVLEDSIKQSIPIDLQDILLRLTFDNICMIAFGVDPGCLRPGLPEIPFAQAFEDATEMTMQRFVTPMTLWKTLRFFNLGSEKKLKNSIREVDEFADGVIRARKKELSLYSGENKRRSDLLTVFIGSKDDEGKPFSDKFLRDICVNFILAGRDTSSVALSWFFWLIEKNPEIEERILAEICRIIGERRDSNNKVEGRESLVFKPEEVKKMEYLQAALSEALRLYPSVPVDHKEVIEDEVFPDGTVLKKGEKVIYAMYAMGRMESIWGKDCREFKPERWLKDGRFMSESAYKFTAFNGGPRLCLGKDFAYYQMKFAAASIIYRYRIKVVENYPVVPKLALTMYMKYGLKVILSRRDETELEKYSSSPFINV